TTAAATTAATTAGATGTCACCTTTAATTTCTTCAGCTGCAATTGCAACAGCGTTAATAGGTTCTCTAAATTCATCAACTTGACTGTATACTTCTTTAATTAAACCAGAAGTTGCTTCTGGTGAAAAGAGTTGTGTTCCTGCATCTAAAGACATAGCAGCAGCTACACAAGGAATACAGAATCCTTTACTGTGTCTGGTTACAACGTGGTTACCGTTGAAGAGACCAGGACCTCCACCACCATAAATGGAGTGACTGAAGAAGGAGAATCCTACAGCTACACCTTCTGCTCTACCATAGTCAAGACCTGGTAAACCAGTAGCGAATTCAATGTTATCATTGAAGTATAACAAAGTGGATGGAATACCTTGAGCAGCACGAGCTGCACCAATGTTAACCATAGTTGCTGCAACAGCACCAGCAGCAGCATATGCGTTCCATTTAGCTGCGTCATCAGTGTTGTAGATGGAATAGTCAGTTAAATCTTTTTGAGGAGCAATTACGCCATCAGCTTCTGCACGTGCAATAGTTCCTTGTACAATAGAACCAACAGTACCTTCAGCCGCATTATCTTTAACTAAATCATATACCATGTTGTCAGCGTTTAAACCTTGGTAAGCTAAACCTAACAAGTGTAATCTTTCATATGAACCAACTGCATCAGCCATTTCAAACATAGCAGTTTGTTCGAAAATGGATGCTAATGCGGTAGCTTGGAAAGTGTTTTTCAAAGTAGCAGCAGCAAAATCGTTTGCTTTTACACATCTTAATGCGTATCCTGCACCTTCAAGTTTTTGTGGAATGTCTAACATGGTTGCAATGTTAGATCCCATGTAATCTACAGATTGTGGGTATCTACCTAATACTGCAGCTTTTACGAAGTTAGCATCATATACATTAACATCGCAAACATCAATAACAGCTTGTACTAAAGCGGTTGCAGTAGATAAGGAAGCTACAGAGTATTCAGCAGCTACATCAATTCTTTTAGATGGTATTTGTACTAATAATCTTTTACCACCAGAGATAGGTTCTACGGTAGTATCGTCGCCTTCAGAAACTTGAATGCTTTCTTTAATTTTTTCTGCGATTGCTCCTGAGTTAGCAACAATCTCGAGATCTAATTCTCTTCCCAAAATTTTTGATTTACTTCCACCA
The genomic region above belongs to Methanobrevibacter sp. and contains:
- the mcrB gene encoding coenzyme-B sulfoethylthiotransferase subunit beta, giving the protein MAKFDDKVDLYDDRGSVIASDIPIEAISPLRNPAIQNIVKGVKRTVAVNLEGLEKSIKSAAVGGSKSKILGRELDLEIVANSGAIAEKIKESIQVSEGDDTTVEPISGGKRLLVQIPSKRIDVAAEYSVASLSTATALVQAVIDVCDVNVYDANFVKAAVLGRYPQSVDYMGSNIATMLDIPQKLEGAGYALRCVKANDFAAATLKNTFQATALASIFEQTAMFEMADAVGSYERLHLLGLAYQGLNADNMVYDLVKDNAAEGTVGSIVQGTIARAEADGVIAPQKDLTDYSIYNTDDAAKWNAYAAAGAVAATMVNIGAARAAQGIPSTLLYFNDNIEFATGLPGLDYGRAEGVAVGFSFFSHSIYGGGGPGLFNGNHVVTRHSKGFCIPCVAAAMSLDAGTQLFSPEATSGLIKEVYSQVDEFREPINAVAIAAEEIKGDI